Proteins found in one Anaeromicrobium sediminis genomic segment:
- a CDS encoding LacI family DNA-binding transcriptional regulator yields MNNRKVTIKDIAKYAKVSTATVSNVVNGKTGKISEETRIKVLKVIEKHNYIPNRIASSLVTKKTKTLGLIIPDISNPFFPEIARGAEDKANKAGYNVIVCNTDNSVKKEEEYLSMLKEKMIEGIIMTASENKEDNTDFYKKISLPIVLVDRDLNIDNVRGRILVDNFMGAYKGVSHMINRGYKKIVMISSSTKDNTSSRRIAGYEKALEDHKIDFKVVLEGVYSLEWGKEAIKKIIDSNIEFDGVFCGNDLIAIGAMDVLKDNKMGIPKDVGILGFDDIYLGEITSPKLTTIKQPNYMMGYKAAEILIDSIERNEKYKEIILDTEIVIRESV; encoded by the coding sequence ATGAATAATAGGAAAGTTACCATTAAAGATATAGCAAAGTACGCTAAAGTTTCTACTGCCACCGTTTCCAATGTAGTAAATGGAAAGACTGGCAAAATAAGTGAAGAAACCCGAATCAAAGTATTAAAGGTCATAGAGAAACATAATTATATTCCCAATAGGATTGCTAGTAGTTTGGTAACTAAGAAAACTAAAACTTTAGGTTTGATTATACCAGATATATCTAACCCATTCTTTCCTGAAATTGCTAGGGGTGCTGAAGATAAAGCCAATAAAGCTGGATATAATGTTATCGTTTGCAATACGGATAATTCTGTAAAAAAAGAAGAAGAGTATTTATCTATGCTAAAGGAAAAAATGATAGAAGGCATTATCATGACTGCATCAGAGAATAAAGAGGATAATACTGATTTTTACAAAAAAATATCTCTCCCTATAGTTTTAGTTGATAGGGACTTGAATATTGACAATGTAAGGGGTAGAATACTAGTAGATAATTTTATGGGAGCCTATAAAGGTGTATCTCATATGATTAATAGGGGCTATAAGAAAATCGTAATGATTAGCTCATCTACGAAAGATAATACTTCTAGTCGAAGAATTGCTGGATATGAGAAAGCACTAGAAGATCATAAGATTGATTTTAAAGTGGTGTTAGAAGGTGTATATTCCCTTGAATGGGGGAAAGAAGCCATAAAGAAAATTATTGATTCTAACATAGAATTTGATGGAGTCTTTTGTGGAAATGACTTAATAGCCATAGGTGCAATGGATGTATTAAAGGACAATAAAATGGGCATACCTAAGGATGTTGGAATTTTAGGTTTTGACGACATATATTTAGGAGAAATAACTTCACCAAAGCTTACTACAATAAAACAACCTAATTATATGATGGGGTATAAGGCAGCAGAAATACTCATAGATAGTATAGAGCGTAATGAAAAATACAAGGAAATAATCCTTGATACGGAAATTGTAATAAGAGAAAGTGTATAA
- the rbsD gene encoding D-ribose pyranase, producing the protein MKKALLINSEISYVISKMGHTDHITICDSGLPVPNNVQRIDLALKEGIPSFLDTLETVLEELKVEEVVIAGEMINISKDLHDKMIDMIKSKAGEKVLLTYVSHEEFKEETRESKAIVRTGEFTPYANVILKSGVVF; encoded by the coding sequence ATGAAAAAGGCTCTTTTAATCAACTCTGAAATATCTTATGTAATATCTAAGATGGGACATACAGATCATATTACAATTTGTGATAGTGGTTTACCTGTTCCTAATAATGTACAAAGAATTGATTTGGCACTTAAAGAGGGAATACCAAGCTTTTTAGATACATTAGAGACGGTTTTAGAAGAATTAAAGGTAGAAGAAGTAGTAATTGCGGGAGAAATGATCAATATTAGTAAAGATTTACATGATAAAATGATAGATATGATAAAGAGTAAGGCTGGGGAAAAGGTTTTACTGACTTATGTTAGCCATGAAGAATTTAAGGAAGAAACTAGGGAATCTAAAGCTATTGTAAGAACAGGAGAATTCACACCATATGCTAATGTAATATTAAAATCAGGAGTGGTATTTTAA
- a CDS encoding amino acid ABC transporter ATP-binding protein, whose product MIEIKGLYKSFGDLEVLKDIDLQVKKGEILVIIGPSGSGKSTLLRCLNYLEKPNSGIIRVNNTKIDSKNVKNEEIYSLRKESAMVFQNYNLFNNKTVMENITEALVVVRKMEKSKAIKIGEELLKKVGLIEKRDSYPNSLSGGQKQRVAIARAMALKPSVILFDEPTSALDPELVGEVLEVMRDLTKLDITSIIVTHEMEFAKDVADRVIFMDNGKIVEMGSPNEIFSNPSNERTKEFLRKVIGK is encoded by the coding sequence ATGATAGAGATAAAAGGTTTATATAAAAGTTTCGGAGACTTAGAAGTATTAAAGGATATTGATCTGCAAGTAAAAAAAGGAGAAATTTTAGTAATTATAGGGCCCTCTGGATCTGGGAAATCCACCCTTTTAAGGTGTTTAAATTATCTAGAGAAGCCCAATTCAGGCATTATAAGAGTGAACAACACTAAAATAGACAGTAAGAATGTAAAAAATGAAGAAATATACTCTTTAAGGAAAGAGAGTGCCATGGTTTTCCAAAATTATAACTTATTTAATAATAAAACTGTTATGGAAAATATAACAGAGGCCCTTGTAGTAGTTCGAAAGATGGAGAAGTCAAAGGCTATTAAAATAGGGGAAGAACTCCTTAAAAAGGTTGGCTTAATAGAAAAAAGAGATTCCTATCCTAATTCATTATCAGGGGGACAAAAGCAAAGGGTGGCCATAGCAAGGGCCATGGCACTAAAGCCGTCAGTTATACTATTTGATGAGCCCACATCTGCTCTAGATCCAGAATTGGTAGGAGAAGTATTAGAAGTAATGAGAGATTTAACTAAGTTAGATATAACGTCCATAATAGTAACCCATGAAATGGAATTTGCTAAGGATGTGGCCGATAGAGTAATATTTATGGATAATGGTAAGATTGTAGAAATGGGAAGCCCTAATGAAATCTTTTCTAATCCATCAAATGAAAGAACAAAGGAATTTTTAAGAAAAGTTATAGGAAAATAA
- the rbsK gene encoding ribokinase: MSKLVVLGSLNMDLVCTVKNMPKPGETLLGRDFSKIPGGKGANQVCAMARLGGQVSMIGAVGKDEFGTILKDSLKKDGANVDKVIEIDGVSTGVAMITVDDSGENSIVVVPGANYGIDEDIIENSMDIIKESSVAVTQLEVPLNVVEEFLVEAKKCNKYTILNPAPANVLSENIIKNIDLLTPNETELETITGIKIDSLEDVDKAAQHLLDMGVKEIIVTLGSKGCVYISKDTKKYYDAFKVDVVDTTAAGDSFTAAIAVGKIKGLSIDEAVEFATKVGALTVTKKGAQSSLPTMEEVNNFRR, encoded by the coding sequence ATGTCGAAGCTTGTAGTTTTAGGTAGTTTAAATATGGACTTAGTGTGTACTGTAAAGAATATGCCAAAACCAGGTGAAACTTTATTGGGAAGGGATTTTAGTAAGATTCCTGGAGGAAAAGGTGCCAATCAAGTATGTGCCATGGCTAGACTTGGAGGACAAGTAAGTATGATAGGGGCTGTAGGTAAAGACGAATTTGGAACTATACTGAAAGATTCCCTAAAAAAAGATGGGGCTAATGTGGATAAGGTTATTGAAATAGATGGAGTATCAACAGGAGTTGCCATGATAACTGTAGATGATTCAGGAGAAAACTCCATAGTAGTTGTACCAGGAGCAAATTATGGAATAGATGAGGACATAATAGAGAACTCTATGGATATAATAAAAGAATCTTCTGTGGCAGTTACTCAACTGGAAGTTCCATTAAATGTGGTGGAAGAGTTTTTGGTAGAAGCAAAAAAATGCAATAAATATACCATTTTAAATCCAGCACCGGCAAACGTTTTATCAGAAAATATTATTAAAAATATAGATTTATTAACACCAAATGAAACAGAGCTAGAAACCATAACTGGAATAAAGATTGATTCTTTAGAAGATGTGGATAAGGCAGCACAGCATTTATTAGATATGGGAGTAAAAGAAATTATAGTTACTCTAGGATCTAAGGGATGTGTTTATATAAGCAAAGATACAAAGAAATACTATGATGCATTTAAAGTAGATGTGGTTGATACTACTGCAGCAGGGGATAGCTTTACAGCAGCCATTGCAGTGGGAAAAATAAAGGGTTTGAGCATAGACGAAGCAGTGGAATTTGCAACTAAAGTAGGAGCTCTTACAGTAACTAAAAAGGGAGCACAGAGTTCGCTACCAACAATGGAGGAAGTAAATAATTTTAGGAGGTAA